A DNA window from Solanum lycopersicum chromosome 3, SLM_r2.1 contains the following coding sequences:
- the LOC101247590 gene encoding uncharacterized protein yields MSFMDGSSGYNKIRMSPKDEELTAFRTPKAISCYKVIPFGVKNDGATYQSAMQNILDDLLHKNVECYVDDLVVKSRKRARLYVQFQQFEIVYIPQKSVKGQALADFLVDHPIPNDWELTDEFLDEDAMLIEVQPPSKMYFDRAVHHDRAGAGVVFITSQEEILPFSFTLKQCCSNNVAEYQALILGHKMVVDVKQLHLQVFGDSQLMINQLLGSYEVKKPESLLYHDYSQKLIRWLGDVTL; encoded by the exons ATGTCGTTCATGGATGGTTCTTCTGGATATAATAAAATCCGCATGTCACCAAAAGATGAAGAACTCACTGCATTTCGCACGCCAAAAGCTATTTCTTGCTACAAAGTGATTCCATTTGGTGTAAAGAATGATGGCGCCACATATCAAAGTGCTATGCAAAATATCTTGGACGACTTGctccataaaaatgttgaatgttatgttgatgatttggtaGTAAAGTCGAGGAAAAGAG CAAGATTGTACGTCCAATTCCAACAATTTGAGATTGTGTACATCCCTCAAAAATCCGTGAAGGGACAAGCACTAGCGGATTTCTTAGTAGATCATCCTATACCAAATGATTGGGAGTTAACTGATGAGTTTCTTGATGAAGATGCGATGTTAATTGAAGTTCAACCTCCTTCAAAAATGTACTTTGACAGGGCTGTACATCACGACAGAGCTGGTGCTGGCGTGGTGTTCATCACATCACAAGAAGAGATTCTACCATTTTCTTTTACTCTAAAACAATGTTGCTCCAATAATGTCGCTGAATATCAAGCACTGATACTTGGACATAAAATGGTCGTTGACGTGAAACAATTACATTTACAGGTCTTTGGTGACTCTCAATTGATGATTAATCAACTCTTAGGAAGTTATGAGGTAAAAAAGCCTGAATCGCTCCTTTATCATGAttattctcaaaaattgataagATGGCTTGGGGATGTAACCCTTTAA